The following proteins are encoded in a genomic region of Ictalurus punctatus breed USDA103 chromosome 15, Coco_2.0, whole genome shotgun sequence:
- the nfxl1 gene encoding NF-X1-type zinc finger protein NFXL1 produces the protein MEPAWRQQGRGRGRGQAAGDVSSRRPQRQEDRGRVGRGRAGSAVTTVLKAEPSPGTAASSQSKFDEIRKSNQAAAQRLAESQYSSSSSDEDEDEVFGKRGRILESTLTTYTSQTGGDVSDLERTRQYLNEAFQSGAITCLICIASVKRTQAVWSCVGCYCIFHIPCIQKWAKDSIFLVSSVTDEDFGKKDHPWPCPKCRYQYTPQQTPTRYYCYCGKEAEPEPDPWLLPHSCGQVCNREFKPPCGHRCLLLCHPGPCPPCPKMVSVSCVCGKAAPVPRRCSNKAWTCREICGRTLACKIHTCSHTCHAGECKACPRVSVQKCVCGRKKVERQCASPVWHCDQVCGRPLPCGNHSCERVCHTGVCGECPRAENRTCPCGKSKCALPCTADVPTCGDTCDKKLDCGLHTCSMRCHRGACETCRQEVEKQCRCGRYTRHMPCHKEYLCESKCIQMRSCNRHQCKRKCCPGNCPPCDLSCGRTLGCRNHKCPSVCHQGSCYPCPEVVQVKCACGSTSLSVPCGRERSTKPPRCKEICRTPPSCHHPSREQHRCHFGACPVCKQVCQLPLPGCTHQCQAPCHDQVLLKANNRVQLAGPWEQQIAPAFEFKALPCPPCQVPIPTACLGEHEVSPVLCHVRGPFSCGRACGRTLTCGNHSCRLECHAVTFHPKKEKTEAGKECEQCEEGCSKPRPTGCPHLCALPCHHGDCPPCTQMIRQRCHCKMSNLYIECLKLTSADDEDRKLLTSCKNQCPKQLKCGHRCKELCHAGECEENCNQRVKVKCPCKRIKKEFSCSHARQEENLVVCDDTCMDLQRKNAEAQEAEERALKEEELKKQQAELEAFEKRQKGKRKKNRRNTEVETPEGAWLKYRKYFLVPVCGVLLAVGAFYLLQAG, from the exons ATGGAGCCCGCTTGGCGACAGCAGGGCCGGGGTCGTGGCCGGGGTCAAGCTGCGGGTGACGTGTCGTCACGGCGACCGCAGAGGCAGGAGGATAGGGGGCGAGTGGGGCGAGGAAGGGCCGGTTCTGCCGTCACAACAGTACTCAAAGCAGAACCGTCACCTGGTACAG CTGCCTCCTCACAGTCCAAATTTGACGAGATCAGGAAGTCTAACCAGGCAGCTGCTCAGCGATTGGCTGAGAGTCAGTACAGCTCTTCTTCCtctgatgaggatgaggatgaagtgTTTGGGAAGCGAGGCCGAATCCTGGAGTCAACTCTCACCACATACACCAGTCAGACGG gAGGAGACGTGTCAGACCTGGAGCGAACTCGTCAATACCTGAATGAGGCATTCCAGTCCGGAGCCATTACCTGTCTCATCTGCATCGCCTCTGTGAAGAGAACGCAAgcg GTATGGAGCTGTGTTGGTTGTTATTGTATCTTCCACATCCCATGTATTCAGAAGTGGGCTAAAGACTCCATCTTCCTCGTCTCCTCGGTAACAGATGAGGATTTTGGGAAAAAAGATCACCCCTGGCCCTG TCCTAAGTGTAGATATCAGTATACCCCTCAGCAGACTCCCACTCGCTATTACTGTTACTGTGGGAAGGAGGCGGAGCCTGAGCCTGACCCTTGGCTCCTCCCACATTCCTGTGGACAAGTGTGTAACCGAGAGTTTAAACCTCCATGTGGACATCGCTGCCTTCTGCTCTGCCATCcag gtcCGTGCCCTCCGTGTCCGAAGATGGTgagtgtgtcgtgtgtgtgtgggaaagcAGCCCCTGTCCCACGCCGCTGCAGTAATAAAGCCTGGACCTGCCGGGAGATCTGCGGCCGCACCCTAGCCTGCAAGATACACACCTGCTCACACACCTGTCATGCAG GTGAGTGTAAGGCGTGTCCGAGAGTGAGCgtgcaaaagtgtgtgtgtggcaggaaGAAGGTGGAGCGTCAGTGTGCCAGTCCTGTGTGGCACTGTGACcag GTGTGTGGTCGGCCGCTGCCATGCGGGAACCACAGCTGTGAGCGAGTGTgtcacacaggtgtgtgtggagAATGTCCACGTGCAGAGAACCGTACCTGTCCATGTGGCAAAAGCA aGTGTGCATTACCATGTACAGCTGATGTTCCTACCTGTGGTGACACCTGTGATAAGAAACTGGACTGTGGCTTACACACCTGCTCAATGCGCTGCCATAGAGGAGCCTGTGAGACCTGCcgccag gaggtggAGAAGCAGTGTCGGTGTGGGCGCTACACCAGGCACATGCCCTGCCATAAGGAGTATCTGTGTGAGTCTAAATGCATCCAGATGCGCAGTTGCAACAGACACCAGTGCAAGAGGAag TGTTGCCCGGGTAACTGTCCACCATGTGATCTTAGTTGTGGCAGAACACTGGGCTGCCGGAACCACAAGTGCCCCTCTGTTTGTCATcaag ggagTTGTTACCCCTGTCCTGAGGTGGTGCAGGTTAAATGTGCATGTGGTTCCACGTCTCTGAGTGTTCCATGTGGGCGAGAGAGGAGTACTAAACCTCCACGCTGCAAGGAGAtttgcag gaccCCTCCGTCGTGTCATCACCCCTCTCGTGAGCAGCACAGGTGTCACTTTGGGGCATGTCCTGTGTGTAAGCAGGTGTGTCAGCTGCCTTTACCTGGATGTACACACCAGTGCCAGGCACCTTGCCATGACCAGGTGCTGCTTAAAGCCAAcaacagg gtTCAGTTAGCAGGTCCGTGGGAACAGCAGATTGCTCCAGCGTTTGAGTTCAAGGCATTACCGTGCCCTCCCTGTCAAGTGCCCATACCcac GGCCTGTCTCGGGGAGCatgag GTGAGTCCAGTACTGTGTCATGTACGTGGGCCGTTCTCATGTGGCCGTGCATGTGGACGAACTTTGACCTGCGGGAACCATAGCTGCAGACTGGAGTGCCATGCTGTGACCTTTCACCCCAAGAAGGAGAAAACTGAG GCTGGGAAGGAGTGTGAACAATGTGAAGAGGGCTGCTCTAAGCCCCGCCCCACTGGATGCCCCCACCTATGTGCCCTCCCCTGTCACCATGGCGACTGCCCCCCCTGCACTCAGATGATCAGACAGCGATGCCACTGCAAGATGTCCAACCTCTACATTGAGTGcct GAAGCTGACCTCTGCTGACGATGAAGATAGAAAACTCCTCACCTCCTGCAAGAACCAGTGCCCTAAAcag ctgaagTGTGGGCATCGCTGTAAGGAGCTCTGTCATGCGGGAGAGTGTGAGGAGAACTGCAATCAGAGAGTCAAAGTCAAGTGTCCATGCAAGAGGATCAAaaag gagtttTCATGTTCCCACGCCAGACAGGAGGAGAATCTGGTGGTGTGTGATGACACCTGTATGGACCTACAGAGGAAAAATgctgag gCCCAAGAAGCGGAGGAGAGAGCACTCAAAGAGGAAGAGCTGAAGAAGCAgcag gcCGAGTTGGAAGCCTTTGAGAAGCGGCAGAAaggaaagaggaagaagaacaggCGCAATACAGAGGTGGAGACTCCAGAAGGGGCGTGGCTTAAATACAGGAAGTATTTCCTGGTACCTGTGTGTGGCGTCCTATTGGCTGTTGGAGCATTTTATCTGCTGCAAGCCGGTTAG
- the cnga1b gene encoding cyclic nucleotide-gated channel rod photoreceptor subunit alpha, giving the protein MSNCVKPLVPPIILLEGVEEVTVGDAEDMTKRQRSGAGTLFNVNNSNNNEEEEKKEKKKKEKKDKKEKKEKKEKKEKKEKKKNNKEQEQKEKEKEKEKEKEKEKEKAKKEEPKEIYVIDPAGNMYYNWLFVITCPVMYNWVLIIARACFEELQHDYLIFWFITDFLADLVYLADMVFRTRTGYLEQGLLVKDEKKLRARYMDSVQFKLDLISMIPTDICYSLVGLNYPEIRMNKLFRVNRLFEFFQRTETRTNFPNVFRISNLVMYIVIIIHWNACLYYSFSKAIGFGADRFVYPDTSNPEFGRLVRKYAYSMYWSTLTLTTIGETPPPEKDSEYFFVVTDFLVGVLIFATIVGNVGSMITNMNAARADFQARIDAIKQYMSFRNVTKDLEKRIIKWFDYLWTNKKAVDEREVLKYLPDKLRAEVAINVHLDTLKKVRIFADCEAGLLVELVLKLQPQVYSPGDYICKKGDIGREMYIIKEGKLAVVADDGITQFVVLSDGSYFGEISILNIKGSKAGNRRTANIRSIGYSDLFCLSKDDLMEALTEYPDAKAMLEEKGRQILMKDNLLDLEVAKQGPDPKDMEEKVIKIGTVLDDMQTRFARLLAQHEAMQSRLKRRVAKLESKIPTTGVTFTEMTETVPVVLPPPEKEGGESEEKKEEK; this is encoded by the exons ATGTCGAATTGCGTGAAGCCACTTGTTCCTCCCATAATCCTCCTGGAGGGAGTGGAGGAGGTTACCGTGGGCGACGCAGAGGACATGAC GAAGAGGCAGCGCTCTGGTGCTGGCACACTTTTTAACgtcaacaacagcaacaacaatgaGGA agaggagaagaaagagaaaaagaagaaagaaaagaaagacaagaaggagaagaaaga gaaaaaagaaaagaaagaaaagaaggagaagaagaagaacaacaaagagcaagagcagaaagaaaaagagaaggagaaagagaaggagaaagagaaggagaaggagaaagccAAGAAAGAGGA GCCGAAGGAGATTTACGTCATCGATCCTGCAGGAAACATGTACTACAACTGGCTCTTCGTCATCACCTGTCCTGTCATGTATAACTGGGTTCTGATCATCGCCAG AGCCTGTTTTGAGGAGCTACAGCACGATTATTTGATATTCTGGTTCATCACTGACTTTCTAGCAGACCTGGTTTACCTGGCAGACATGGTCTTCAGGACGAGAACAG GGTATCTGGAGCAGGGTCTGCTGGTTAAAGATGAAAAAAAGCTCCGCGCACGATACATGGATAGTGTCCAGTTCAAGCTGGACCTCATCTCTATGATTCCCACGGATATTTGTTACTCTTTGGTCGGTCTCAACTACCCCGAGATCCGCATGAACAAGCTTTTCCGGGTCAACCGCCTCTTTGAGTTTTTCCAGCGCACAGAAACAAGGACCAATTTTCCCAACGTCTTCCGAATCTCCAACCTTGTCATGtacatcgtcatcatcatccacTGGAATGCTTGCCTCTACTACTCATTCTCCAAAGCTATCGGTTTCGGGGCCGATAGGTTCGTCTATCCGGATACCTCAAACCCAGAATTTGGTCGTTTGGTGAGGAAATATGCATACAGCATGTACTGGTCCACTTTGACCTTGACCACCATCGGTGAAACTCCACCTCCTGAGAAGGATTCTGAGTACTTCTTTGTGGTTACAGACTTCCTAGTGGGAGTTTTGATCTTTGCTACGATCGTTGGTAATGTCGGTTCCATGATCACAAACATGAATGCAGCCCGAGCGGACTTTCAAGCCCGAATTGATGCCATCAAGCAGTACATGAGTTTTCGTAATGTGACCAAGGATCTGGAGAAACGCATCATCAAATGGTTTGATTACCTTTGGACCAATAAGAAGGCGGTAGATGAGAGAGAAGTGCTCAAGTACCTTCCAGACAAGTTAAGAGCAGAAGTCGCCATCAATGTGCACCTGGACACTCTTAAGAAAGTGAGAATTTTTGCAGATTGCGAGGCGGGACTTTTGGTTGAACTTGTGCTGAAGCTCCAGCCGCAAGTTTACAGCCCTGGCGATTACATTTGCAAAAAAGGCGATATTGGTCGTGAGATGTACATCATCAAAGAAGGAAAGCTGGCTGTGGTGGCTGACGATGGAATCACACAATTTGTTGTCCTCAGCGATGGAAGCTACTTTGGCGAGATCAGCATCCTCAATATCAAAGGCAGCAAAGCTGGAAACCGAAGAACAGCCAACATACGCAGTATCGGATACTCTGATTTGTTCTGCCTTTCCAAGGACGACTTGATGGAGGCACTGACTGAGTATCCAGACGCAAAGGCTATGCTGGAAGAAAAGGGACGCCAGATCCTCATGAAG gACAACCTGCTGGATCTTGAGGTGGCAAAGCAGGGACCAGACCCCAAGGACATGGAGGAGAAAGTGATAAAGATTGGCACGGTATTGGACGACATGCAGACGCGCTTCGCCCGTTTACTCGCTCAACATGAGGCCATGCAGAGCCGCCTGAAAAGACGTGTCGCCAAACTGGAGAGCAAAATCCCCACCACCGGGGTCACCTTCACCGAAATGACTGAGACAGTGCCGGTGGTTCTGCCTCCTCCTGAGAAAGAGGGGGGGGAatcagaggaaaagaaagaggaaaagtaA